The DNA window GAGTGGGGCGCCGACGGCAAGCTCGAGCCGGCCCTGGCCGAGTCCTGGACCACCAGCGCCGACGGGAAGACGTGGACCTTCAAGCTCCGCCGCGGCGTCAAGTTCCACAACGGCCGGGAGTTCGTCGCCGACGACGTCAAGTACTCCTACGAGCGGATCCTCGACCCGAAGGTCGGCTCCGGCGGCCGGGGCTACCTCTCGGCCATCGACCAGATCGAGGTGCCGGACAAGTACACGGTGCGCCTCCACACCAAAGAGCCGAGCGCGTCGCTCCTGGCCGGCATGGCGGGCGGCTGGTCGGCGATCGTCCCCCGCGAGGAGATCGAGAAGCGCGGCGACCTCCGCCGGGCCGCGGTCGGGACGGGGCCGTTCATCTTCCAGGAGTGGGTGCCCCAGAGCCACCTCAAGGGGCGGAAGAATCCCGACTACTGGGACAAGGGGAAGCCCTACGTCGACGCCGTCGAGCTGAAGGTGATCCCCGACGAGGCCAACATCGTCGCCCAGCTCCGGACCGGAAACGTCCACCACGCCCTCCTCGAGGACAACAAGAACTACTTCCTGGTCAAGGACGACAAGCGCCTCGCCACGCTCCGCTCGCCCCGACTCGGCTTCGACATGGTCAACGTGAACCACGGGCGGAAGCCGTTCCAGGACGTCCGCGTGCGCCAGGCCCTCAGCCTGGCCGTCGACCGGCAGGAGGTGCTCCAGGCCGCCGCCTCCGGCCTCGGCACCGTCACCGGGCCGCTCACGCCGGCCATGAAGCCCTGGGCCCTGCCCGTCGAGACCTACAAGGAGTGGTACACGCCGAACCCCGAGCGGGCCAAGAAGCTCCTGGCCGACGCCGGGTTTCCGAACGGATTCAAGACGACGCTGAAGGTGATCCCGACCTTCCCGACCATGGTGGCCGGCGCCCAGGTGATCGCGGCTCAGCTCAAGAAGATCGGCGTGGACGCCCAGAT is part of the Candidatus Methylomirabilota bacterium genome and encodes:
- a CDS encoding ABC transporter substrate-binding protein; the encoded protein is MSDTIRHHPMTRRQFMRVAASATAVSAIGPGRRASAQTRPRRTGGTFISAKTTEAPSLDPILEQALSQHRVSPLFYNRVVEWGADGKLEPALAESWTTSADGKTWTFKLRRGVKFHNGREFVADDVKYSYERILDPKVGSGGRGYLSAIDQIEVPDKYTVRLHTKEPSASLLAGMAGGWSAIVPREEIEKRGDLRRAAVGTGPFIFQEWVPQSHLKGRKNPDYWDKGKPYVDAVELKVIPDEANIVAQLRTGNVHHALLEDNKNYFLVKDDKRLATLRSPRLGFDMVNVNHGRKPFQDVRVRQALSLAVDRQEVLQAAASGLGTVTGPLTPAMKPWALPVETYKEWYTPNPERAKKLLADAGFPNGFKTTLKVIPTFPTMVAGAQVIAAQLKKIGVDAQIIQEEYGVWIKAIIKPSFDFDLTMNITNGDADPDSLLYRRFHSVEKQWNNDGDPEIDALLDQGKLTVDPAKRKEAYDRVQRLMVEKAIQIWTFSPDLIDITQNYVHYEQHFTTNYYGFRTVWLER